From a region of the Natrinema sp. HArc-T2 genome:
- a CDS encoding Gfo/Idh/MocA family protein → MTETATTNEPTRVGVVGLGGMGVQHARSVDSLGHRVVGGADIDPETRDRFGEEFAARTYETHEALYEGEELDAVLIATPNKFHEPTAVAALERGLDVLIEKPLAHTLESAKRIAQTEQTTDGFGMVGFHNRFSPATTVFKEYQANGAFGDVTHVQVNYVRRRGIPGRDSWFTDPELAGGGALIDIGVHAIDLALYVLGFPRAVEATGISRSEFGWRPQYVDPDHPESSDWDVDETTFAVDDSASAFIRTADDRTISVEVAWAASQTSRNDVIVRGTDGGAAFELGGDSLTIHHTSTRGTPHYRTSEITATPHRTPHETQLEMFLEAVATDEPPACNTFDQALTVQKIVDTVYRSEEAGYPVSLAPVDEETPV, encoded by the coding sequence ATGACAGAAACAGCAACGACGAACGAACCGACTCGCGTCGGCGTCGTCGGTCTCGGTGGCATGGGAGTGCAACACGCCCGATCGGTCGATTCCCTCGGACATCGTGTCGTTGGCGGAGCGGATATCGATCCGGAGACGCGAGACCGATTTGGCGAGGAGTTCGCCGCGCGGACGTACGAAACTCACGAGGCGCTGTACGAAGGTGAGGAGCTAGACGCCGTGCTCATTGCGACGCCGAACAAGTTCCACGAGCCGACGGCCGTGGCGGCACTCGAACGCGGATTAGATGTGCTCATCGAGAAGCCCCTCGCACACACGCTCGAGAGCGCCAAGCGGATCGCCCAGACGGAACAGACGACCGACGGATTCGGAATGGTCGGCTTCCACAACCGATTTTCGCCAGCGACGACCGTGTTCAAGGAGTACCAGGCCAACGGCGCATTCGGCGACGTAACGCACGTACAGGTTAATTACGTTCGACGTCGCGGCATTCCCGGGCGAGATTCCTGGTTTACGGACCCAGAACTCGCCGGTGGCGGTGCACTGATCGATATCGGTGTTCACGCGATCGATCTTGCCCTCTACGTGCTTGGATTCCCTCGAGCCGTTGAGGCGACAGGGATCAGCCGCTCCGAATTCGGCTGGCGGCCACAGTACGTCGATCCCGACCATCCTGAATCCAGCGACTGGGACGTCGATGAGACGACCTTCGCGGTGGACGACTCCGCCAGCGCGTTCATCAGAACCGCAGATGACCGTACGATCAGCGTCGAAGTAGCGTGGGCGGCCTCGCAAACGTCGCGTAACGACGTTATCGTCCGAGGAACAGACGGTGGCGCAGCGTTCGAACTCGGCGGCGATTCGCTTACGATCCACCACACGAGTACTCGTGGAACGCCTCACTATCGAACATCCGAGATCACGGCCACGCCACATCGGACGCCGCATGAAACACAACTCGAGATGTTCCTCGAGGCCGTCGCTACCGATGAACCACCAGCATGTAATACGTTCGACCAGGCGCTGACCGTCCAGAAGATCGTCGACACCGTCTACCGCTCTGAGGAGGCCGGTTACCCGGTCTCACTTGCTCCTGTGGACGAAGAAACACCGGTCTAG
- a CDS encoding saccharopine dehydrogenase family protein: MSSKTVVLGGSGAMTSGCVYDLYQTSDFDEIVVADADEENARRLVELIDDDRFRFESVDATDTDDLVRVLEDAEYVVNGLPYPFEENVLDAMQQVGDLTGVDLNAFDFDDVLDRSEEFADAGNALWFANGGLVSTIALGMVACDRFDDVSDVNFYWGMWRLLTQTTPGLTDTVTYEHDPNVDERAKWEDGEVINDLPAFDEQRTFEFPDPIGEEETYVISHPEPITFPKSPIAQEKNVDRIITRGAWHDEWKRYERTLHAANAFETDRLEVDGTAVDPVEVMQEQVKAKGQERETEWKPPAELSPETEWTPQTILSAEVTGSVDGQDDRAVFHFKQPFPFFDGNDITLMREYGCYVGVPLSVTLQLMADGDVDEEGIFITETSGIDVDRYFEEMEARGFDLVAEQTPEMTIRAQNKK, from the coding sequence ATGAGTAGCAAGACTGTCGTACTAGGCGGTTCTGGTGCAATGACATCGGGGTGCGTTTATGACCTCTATCAGACAAGTGACTTCGACGAAATCGTCGTGGCGGATGCCGACGAGGAAAACGCGCGCCGCCTCGTTGAGCTCATCGATGACGACCGATTTCGGTTCGAATCAGTCGATGCGACCGACACGGACGACCTCGTACGCGTTCTCGAGGATGCGGAGTACGTCGTCAACGGCTTGCCGTATCCGTTCGAAGAGAACGTCCTCGACGCGATGCAACAGGTCGGTGACCTCACGGGTGTCGACCTGAACGCGTTCGACTTCGACGATGTCCTCGACCGCTCTGAGGAGTTCGCCGACGCGGGGAATGCACTCTGGTTCGCCAACGGCGGCCTCGTGAGTACCATCGCGCTCGGAATGGTCGCCTGTGACCGCTTCGACGACGTTTCGGACGTCAATTTCTATTGGGGAATGTGGCGACTCCTTACCCAGACGACACCTGGATTAACGGATACAGTTACCTATGAACACGATCCGAACGTCGATGAGCGGGCGAAATGGGAAGACGGCGAAGTCATCAACGATCTCCCGGCATTCGACGAGCAGCGGACGTTCGAGTTCCCGGACCCGATCGGGGAGGAAGAAACGTACGTTATCTCACATCCCGAACCCATCACGTTCCCAAAGTCTCCAATTGCCCAAGAAAAAAACGTCGACCGCATTATCACACGCGGTGCCTGGCACGACGAGTGGAAGCGCTACGAACGAACACTTCACGCAGCGAATGCCTTCGAGACGGATCGGCTCGAGGTTGACGGGACAGCAGTCGATCCGGTTGAAGTGATGCAAGAGCAGGTGAAAGCCAAGGGCCAGGAACGCGAAACGGAGTGGAAGCCGCCTGCGGAGTTGTCACCGGAGACAGAGTGGACACCCCAAACGATCCTCTCGGCTGAGGTAACTGGTTCGGTCGACGGTCAGGACGACCGTGCCGTCTTCCACTTCAAGCAGCCGTTCCCGTTCTTCGACGGTAATGATATCACGCTGATGCGTGAATACGGCTGTTACGTTGGTGTTCCGCTATCCGTGACGCTCCAGCTCATGGCTGACGGCGATGTTGATGAAGAGGGTATCTTTATCACCGAGACGAGTGGTATTGACGTGGACCGTTACTTCGAGGAGATGGAAGCTCGAGGGTTCGATCTTGTTGCCGAGCAGACACCCGAAATGACAATTCGAGCACAGAATAAGAAGTGA
- a CDS encoding AI-2E family transporter, with product MDETDSPMRNVRIWAAHEHLGWWILGIVLLAVLGLVVDQYLPWLVSGLFIYYVARPITQRLEQRIASPTLVAVLTLLLIVVPIVVMIGAILLVALGQLVTAVADLPVDRILAQLPVQISELPNTPSEVYDTTVVLIQDPSVQNLLGSVGGAVGAIGATLFNMFISLLIAFFLLVSDRNIADWFESNVFGEDSLATNYLSTVDRGLGSIYFGYTMTIFAVIILSAVIYTVFNLFAPGGLAIPSAVLFAVVTGLFTLVPLVGRSIVYFAIAATLAVQAAAVDPRLLWFPLVFLAVMIVAFDNLVRTYIRPYLSGRLLNTGLVMFAYLFGPPLFGWYGIFLGPFLMVFIVTFVRMILPVLANPERERVDADSEHTLDEFSESIAGREGEQPSETDHSDLGPEGDPTV from the coding sequence ATGGACGAAACCGATTCACCGATGCGGAACGTCCGCATCTGGGCAGCGCACGAACACCTCGGGTGGTGGATTCTGGGGATTGTGTTACTGGCCGTGTTGGGACTCGTCGTCGACCAGTACCTCCCATGGCTCGTCTCCGGGTTGTTCATCTACTACGTCGCACGTCCCATCACGCAGCGACTCGAGCAGCGGATCGCCTCGCCGACCCTCGTCGCGGTGCTGACGCTACTCCTGATCGTCGTCCCGATCGTGGTGATGATCGGCGCGATCCTATTGGTCGCGCTGGGGCAACTCGTAACCGCGGTCGCGGATCTGCCGGTCGACAGGATTCTCGCGCAGCTGCCGGTTCAGATCTCGGAGCTCCCGAACACGCCCTCTGAGGTGTACGACACGACAGTCGTGTTGATCCAGGACCCATCGGTGCAGAACCTGCTCGGATCCGTCGGTGGCGCGGTCGGCGCCATCGGTGCGACACTGTTCAATATGTTCATCTCGCTGCTGATCGCGTTCTTCCTGCTGGTCAGCGACCGGAACATCGCCGACTGGTTCGAATCGAACGTGTTCGGTGAGGATAGCTTGGCGACCAACTACCTCTCGACCGTCGACCGAGGACTGGGTTCGATCTACTTCGGCTACACGATGACGATCTTCGCGGTGATCATCCTCTCGGCGGTCATCTACACGGTGTTTAATCTCTTTGCGCCCGGCGGACTGGCGATCCCCTCGGCGGTGCTGTTCGCCGTCGTTACCGGCCTCTTTACACTCGTACCGCTCGTGGGCCGGTCGATCGTCTATTTCGCGATCGCCGCGACGCTCGCGGTTCAGGCGGCGGCGGTCGATCCGCGATTGCTGTGGTTCCCGCTCGTGTTCCTCGCGGTCATGATCGTCGCGTTCGACAACCTCGTCCGGACGTACATCCGGCCGTATCTCTCCGGGCGACTGCTCAACACCGGGCTGGTCATGTTCGCGTACCTCTTCGGGCCGCCGCTGTTCGGCTGGTACGGAATCTTCCTCGGGCCGTTCCTGATGGTATTCATCGTGACGTTCGTCCGAATGATCCTCCCGGTGCTGGCCAATCCGGAGCGCGAACGGGTCGACGCCGACTCAGAGCACACGCTCGACGAGTTTTCCGAGAGCATCGCCGGTCGGGAAGGGGAGCAACCGTCCGAAACGGATCACTCCGACCTTGGGCCCGAGGGAGATCCGACTGTGTGA
- a CDS encoding helix-turn-helix domain-containing protein, which yields MVQYDCPYIRTTREHDVAFHTQHWDFNQADRTLETRLLAIGGNSKELHGALETLNGYEMLQGYELLSRKQNTALIRSRIDETDAMQTIRENDGYVTGPFVIRNGSEIWNVGFDRETFADDALSELDSSNEFTVKGDDSVHIDDFFDILQNVESLGAMLRALQNLTDRERETLEAAVEKGYFSTPRGATLDDVAGEFDISRMGASKNLRRSQRKVLRRVVRVLNDVEAQMELQDETSSDRQE from the coding sequence ATGGTCCAGTACGATTGCCCGTACATCAGGACCACTCGAGAACATGATGTCGCCTTTCACACCCAACATTGGGACTTCAACCAGGCGGATCGGACTCTCGAGACGCGACTGCTTGCGATCGGGGGGAACTCGAAAGAGCTACACGGTGCACTCGAGACGCTCAACGGCTACGAGATGCTTCAGGGGTATGAACTCCTCTCTCGGAAACAGAACACGGCGCTCATCCGGTCGCGAATCGACGAAACTGACGCCATGCAGACGATCCGTGAAAACGATGGGTATGTGACGGGCCCGTTCGTGATTCGAAACGGAAGTGAGATCTGGAACGTCGGTTTCGATAGAGAGACGTTTGCTGACGACGCTCTCTCGGAACTCGATTCCTCGAACGAATTCACGGTTAAGGGTGACGACTCGGTCCACATCGACGACTTCTTCGATATTCTTCAGAACGTCGAGTCCCTCGGTGCGATGCTTCGGGCGCTCCAGAATCTCACCGACAGGGAGCGCGAGACCCTCGAGGCCGCAGTCGAGAAGGGGTACTTTTCGACGCCGCGGGGAGCGACCCTCGACGACGTTGCCGGAGAGTTCGACATCTCGAGGATGGGTGCCTCGAAGAACCTTCGTCGGAGCCAACGAAAGGTTCTCCGCCGAGTTGTTCGCGTACTGAACGACGTCGAAGCGCAGATGGAGTTACAGGACGAAACATCGAGCGACCGGCAAGAGTGA
- a CDS encoding RNA-guided endonuclease InsQ/TnpB family protein, translated as MEYSHRYPVYPTQEVAAELEYHIDVHRQAYNYTLYEYAHVDADNIGSAYKHHSRLPGWKDEFPVFSGVNPKALQRTVTRFYQNLSNLSDQKANGNKVGKLTWKSPREFQSMTYSQSGFELKNTSGRHATLWLSKIGDIKIRYHRNIPDEADIKEATVKKETTGDWFVSFGLETDEDDLPEKPDVDSLNASNSVGVDLGILNYIHTSDGKTVDWLNLEDEYERLRREQRKLSRKEQGSNNYEKQRKQVAKVKRHIRRKVLDYQHKITTWLVREYDAVFVEDLDVKGMLEQSHNARNKQDAAWRQFITLLEYKADLYGCHVVQVEAAGTTKECASCGGETAKPIWVREHSCPSCGFECDRDANAAMNVLQRGFSELGLGWPEDTPVETALPTDTTSVSAKRVCRGNLDRLSDRV; from the coding sequence ATGGAATACAGTCACCGCTACCCTGTATACCCGACACAAGAGGTAGCGGCTGAACTGGAATACCACATCGACGTTCATCGCCAAGCATACAACTACACTTTGTACGAGTACGCCCACGTTGACGCCGATAACATCGGGTCTGCATACAAACACCACTCCCGACTTCCCGGCTGGAAAGACGAGTTTCCCGTCTTCTCAGGGGTCAATCCGAAGGCCCTACAACGAACTGTCACGCGATTCTACCAGAACCTCTCGAACCTCTCTGACCAGAAGGCGAACGGGAACAAGGTAGGGAAACTCACGTGGAAGTCACCACGGGAGTTCCAGAGTATGACGTATTCGCAGTCTGGCTTCGAACTCAAAAACACGAGTGGCCGACATGCGACACTCTGGCTCTCCAAAATCGGCGACATCAAAATCCGCTACCACCGCAACATCCCCGACGAAGCAGACATCAAGGAAGCCACGGTCAAGAAGGAAACGACCGGCGATTGGTTCGTCTCCTTCGGACTGGAAACCGATGAGGACGACCTGCCTGAGAAACCCGACGTGGACTCGCTCAACGCGAGTAACAGCGTTGGGGTTGACCTCGGCATCCTCAATTACATCCACACGTCGGACGGCAAGACTGTGGATTGGCTCAACCTCGAAGACGAGTACGAGCGATTACGCCGCGAACAGCGCAAACTCTCGCGGAAGGAGCAAGGTTCGAACAACTACGAGAAACAACGCAAGCAGGTCGCCAAGGTCAAGCGCCACATCCGCCGGAAGGTGTTGGACTATCAGCACAAGATTACGACGTGGCTCGTCCGCGAGTACGACGCCGTATTCGTCGAGGACTTGGACGTGAAAGGGATGCTCGAACAGTCGCACAACGCCCGGAACAAGCAGGATGCGGCGTGGCGACAGTTCATCACTCTGCTCGAATACAAGGCCGACCTGTACGGTTGCCACGTCGTGCAGGTCGAAGCGGCAGGAACGACGAAAGAGTGCGCGTCGTGCGGTGGAGAGACGGCGAAGCCCATCTGGGTCAGGGAACACTCCTGCCCGTCGTGTGGGTTCGAGTGTGACCGTGACGCGAATGCGGCAATGAACGTGTTACAACGCGGCTTTTCTGAACTAGGGCTGGGATGGCCCGAAGACACGCCTGTGGAGACAGCGCTCCCTACGGACACCACCTCGGTGTCTGCAAAGCGCGTTTGTCGAGGGAACCTCGACAGGCTGTCAGACAGAGTCTGA
- a CDS encoding cupin domain-containing protein, producing MPTKIDSPNAVAQHQPDFGDATDYGNIAAEHFIMTKGTDLSSLLEGLEDDLCQSPHWGYVVSGTLTVTYADGNEETDESGDLFYWPPGHTVRADEDTDFVLFSPQHEHGEVLDHVQQKMGESS from the coding sequence ATGCCTACCAAGATCGACAGCCCGAACGCTGTGGCTCAGCACCAACCAGACTTCGGCGACGCGACCGACTACGGAAACATCGCTGCGGAACATTTCATCATGACGAAAGGGACCGACCTCTCTTCGCTTCTTGAGGGGCTAGAAGACGATCTCTGTCAATCGCCACACTGGGGATACGTGGTGAGTGGGACGCTGACCGTCACCTACGCCGACGGCAACGAAGAAACTGACGAGAGTGGCGATCTGTTCTACTGGCCACCCGGACACACGGTCCGAGCCGACGAGGACACGGACTTCGTTCTCTTCAGTCCACAACACGAGCACGGTGAGGTCCTCGACCACGTTCAGCAGAAAATGGGGGAGAGTTCCTAA
- a CDS encoding MFS transporter: MLETFQDYNGKQLNVHALGIVVSLSGVLVIAPLLPEIIDDFGITPAAAGASITFMWACNALAQYPGGRYSEDLSSNVVLLASQGLMITGFLLVVLSNLFPLFVAGLGLIGFGYGMFEPAGIVLLQDLFDENRGRAFGIRDAAINLGSALSAVLAITVIGVAAWRNAFVPVIVLLALVAVSGHRLNRDSYHISMVALDIQSVCSRLFRSRETYAILFVLSVFNFIWQGSASFLPTFLRVEKSFTSFEATVAFASVFVTGMLVTPIAGMLCERRPPITLGLGATGLGIVGLVGLMRADSVVGLGVGLLTFAVGLTTIWPVMYIYLVDVLADETIGSDLGALRAVYFAVGSLGPVYIGTVATRFTYMGSFASLLLCFGLAVLPLLWLARR, encoded by the coding sequence ATGCTCGAGACGTTTCAGGACTACAACGGGAAGCAACTGAATGTCCACGCTCTCGGGATCGTCGTCTCGCTGTCCGGCGTCCTCGTTATCGCGCCGCTCCTTCCCGAGATTATCGACGACTTCGGCATCACGCCCGCTGCGGCGGGGGCTTCCATCACGTTCATGTGGGCGTGTAACGCGCTTGCACAGTATCCCGGTGGCCGTTACTCCGAAGACCTCTCGTCGAACGTCGTCTTACTCGCGAGCCAGGGGTTGATGATCACTGGCTTCCTTTTGGTGGTCCTCTCGAATCTGTTCCCACTGTTTGTTGCTGGTCTCGGGCTCATCGGATTCGGCTACGGGATGTTCGAGCCGGCTGGTATCGTTCTCCTTCAGGACCTCTTCGACGAGAACCGTGGCCGTGCATTCGGTATCAGAGATGCCGCTATCAATCTTGGCAGCGCGCTTTCGGCGGTGCTGGCCATCACAGTTATCGGTGTTGCCGCATGGCGGAACGCGTTCGTGCCGGTTATCGTGTTACTCGCCCTCGTGGCTGTTAGTGGTCACCGACTCAACCGCGATTCGTATCACATCTCGATGGTCGCCCTCGATATCCAGTCGGTCTGCTCTCGGCTGTTCCGCTCCCGAGAGACGTACGCTATCCTATTCGTGCTGTCCGTCTTCAACTTCATCTGGCAGGGAAGTGCCAGTTTCCTCCCAACGTTTCTCCGAGTCGAGAAGTCGTTTACCTCGTTCGAGGCAACGGTTGCGTTTGCCAGCGTGTTCGTCACGGGGATGCTTGTGACACCGATAGCCGGCATGCTCTGTGAGCGGCGACCCCCGATCACTCTCGGGCTCGGAGCAACAGGGCTCGGTATTGTCGGCCTCGTTGGTCTAATGAGAGCGGATTCCGTTGTTGGACTTGGCGTCGGATTGCTCACCTTTGCCGTCGGCTTGACGACTATTTGGCCGGTCATGTACATCTATCTGGTTGATGTTCTAGCTGACGAGACGATTGGTAGCGATCTCGGCGCACTCCGGGCAGTCTACTTCGCCGTCGGCAGCCTCGGTCCGGTGTACATCGGAACGGTGGCCACACGATTCACGTACATGGGCTCGTTTGCGAGCCTGTTGCTTTGCTTCGGCCTCGCTGTACTTCCGTTGCTCTGGCTTGCACGCCGTTGA
- a CDS encoding EamA family transporter, producing the protein MEKTVTFAVGAMLLYTGWAFLAKVAMGGLPAEQAVVYTYTAGIGVAVTYVTVTGDKLVAAPGSIGIALVAGVFLGGGTIAYYVALGSGSAAIATGISGMYILGTAVLAITVLNESLTRVELAGLGCAVIAVILLSR; encoded by the coding sequence ATGGAAAAGACAGTCACTTTTGCAGTCGGAGCTATGCTTCTGTACACCGGATGGGCGTTTCTCGCAAAAGTTGCGATGGGTGGTCTCCCCGCGGAGCAAGCAGTCGTCTACACGTACACGGCCGGAATCGGGGTCGCCGTGACCTACGTCACCGTCACCGGAGACAAACTCGTTGCTGCGCCCGGCAGTATTGGTATCGCGCTTGTCGCTGGGGTCTTTCTCGGGGGTGGGACGATCGCGTACTACGTGGCACTCGGATCCGGCTCTGCCGCCATTGCAACCGGTATCAGCGGCATGTACATCCTCGGAACGGCGGTTCTGGCAATCACGGTCCTCAATGAATCGCTCACCAGGGTCGAGTTGGCGGGCCTCGGCTGTGCAGTCATCGCCGTTATCTTACTCTCGAGATAG
- a CDS encoding universal stress protein, which yields MDISDRIGDRDAELGRQLGPKVVTTVTVSDKPGVELVDIADRNGAAVIVMGTNTRPIFQRAFFRPYVEYVINNVPCPVAVLSSV from the coding sequence TTGGACATCAGCGATCGAATCGGCGACCGTGATGCAGAACTCGGGAGACAACTCGGGCCGAAGGTCGTCACCACGGTCACGGTATCAGACAAACCCGGTGTGGAACTCGTCGACATCGCGGATCGAAACGGTGCTGCCGTGATCGTGATGGGGACGAACACCAGGCCCATTTTCCAGCGAGCGTTCTTCCGCCCCTACGTCGAATACGTGATCAACAACGTGCCCTGTCCAGTGGCAGTACTGAGTTCGGTCTGA
- a CDS encoding universal stress protein → MAIVAAIDDSDRATPVLSEAQTLATDLEEDLHVVHVLERSELVEVLEKDVEGQDLTDNYEVQQVGENIVSRAIEEPTLADPTISVRVGDPAAEIVAYAETHDARYIVIGGRQRSPTGKALFGSVTQKAIFDSPVPVVTVALG, encoded by the coding sequence ATGGCGATTGTAGCAGCAATCGACGACTCGGATAGAGCGACTCCTGTTCTCAGCGAAGCACAGACACTCGCGACCGACCTCGAGGAAGACCTGCACGTGGTTCACGTCCTCGAGCGGTCGGAACTCGTTGAAGTCCTCGAGAAGGACGTCGAGGGACAGGACCTGACCGACAACTACGAGGTCCAGCAGGTCGGGGAGAATATCGTGTCTCGGGCAATAGAAGAGCCGACACTCGCAGATCCCACGATCTCGGTACGTGTCGGCGATCCCGCAGCCGAGATCGTAGCGTACGCCGAGACACACGATGCACGATACATCGTCATCGGTGGACGACAGCGGTCGCCGACCGGGAAAGCGTTGTTCGGGAGTGTGACACAGAAGGCGATCTTTGACTCGCCCGTCCCGGTTGTGACTGTCGCTCTCGGGTGA